The nucleotide window ATTCTCGACCGCAGACGAGTGCGGCGACCCCTGCCTCGCGAGCCCGGACGCAGGCGCCCTCCCCCGCTCCGGCGGATGCTCCCGCGCTGGCCACGCAGTCCATCTCGGACGTGGACGACGCGGAGCGGATGAACCGGCCCAGCATCCGTCAGGCGGCCCAGGGTGACCTGGAGCTGGAGGAGCGCGCGCCCCGGGCGGAGAGTTCGCCGTCGGAGTTCGAGCCCATGGCGCCTTCCCGCTCCCGCGGGCGCTGGGGACCGGCCGTGGCGCTGCTCGGCATCGCGGCCGTGCTCGCTGCGGGCGCGCTGTTCGTGTGGCCCCGCTACGAACTCCAGGTGCTGCGCGCGCTCGGACTCCCGTCAGCGGTCCTGTCCATCCGCAGCGAGCCCTCCGGCGCCACCGTCCTGGTGGACGGCGTGGAGGTGGGCGTGACGCCGCTGGTGATGGACAACGTCTACCCCGCGCGCTCCGTCCCCGTGCAGCTCAAGCTCAAGGGCTACCGCGTCTGGACGGGGTCGTTCATGGGCGGCAAGAAGTCGGACGTGGCGGCGGAGCTCAAGCGCTGACGCTCCGCCGGGCCCGTCGTCCTACTTCACCAGCCGCAGGTGGCCACGGCGCGGCGGCTGCGGCTCTTCCGGGGGGCCTCCCTCGGGCGGCGGCGGAGGCACCACCTCCGGACGCGACTCCGGCTCCTCGGTGTGCTCGGCCTGCACCTCGCGCAGGAAGGCACGGGGCCGCTCCGCGGCCACGGGCACCGGCGCGGGCTGCGGCGGACGCGCGACGGAGGCGGACGCCACCGGCGGCTGCTGGAGCAGCTCCGGCGGCATCTCCTCCGGGTACATCCAGAACTCCTTCGTCACGTGGCTGGCGATGGCGAACAGCGCCGACCAGGGCACCGCCACCGTGAAGCGCGAACCGGAGAAGCTCAGCGTGCAGCGCACGCCCCACTCGCCCACCGTGAGGTCGGGGGGCTCGAAACGGTAGGAGAGGTTGAGGCGCAGGTGCGCTTCGCCCCTGAGGCTGGCGGGGACGAGCACGCCCGGACGGCGCGCGTCCAGGTGGATCATCACCATGCCCTGGTCGAGCGCGGCCAACAGCCGCTCCTTCTTGTCGGAAACCTTCTTGTCCATTCCAGCGTGTCCGGCAGGGGAATTGCGGGAGCGCCCTCAACGACGGCGCACTTCCCGGTCCATCTCCCGCTTCGTCTCCCGTTCCTTGATGTCGTGACGGCGGTCTTCGTGCGTCTTGCCGCGGCACAGGCCCAGTTCCACCTTGGCCCGTCCCTTCCTGAAGTACAGCACGAGCGGGATGATGGAGTAACCGCGCTCGCGAACCTTCGCCGTCCACCGGTCTATCTCCGCCCGGTGCATCAGCAGCTTCCGGCCCCGGGTGGGAAGGTGGTCGAAGACGCTGGCCGCCTTGTAGGAGCCGATGTGGGCGTTGAGCAGGAACAGCTCCGTGCCCTTCTGGAGCGCGTAGGCGTCCGACAGGTTGGCCGTTCCTTCACGCAACGACTTCACCTCGCTCCCCGTGAGCTCCAGCCCGGCCTCTATCTTCTCATCCACCGTGTAGTCGAAGCGCGCACGCCGATTCTCGGCAATGAGCTTCACCCCCGGCTCCGCACCCACACCCTTCGACTTTCCAGCGGCCATAACGTGTCCCGGGTCTCCTAACCGGCCAGCGGCATGTTGTCGATGAGCCGCGTGGTGCCCGAGAAGGCCGCCACCAGCATGCGCGCCGTCTGTCCGGGCGCCACCGAGTCCAGGGGTGAAAGCGTCCCGGCGTCCCGAACCTCCACGTAGTCCTCGCGGAGGTCCGCCGCCTGCAATTCACGGCGGGCGGCCTCCACCAACGCCCGTGTGTCCCGGGTGCCGGAGGCGAGCAGGGCCTGGGCCGCCCGGATGCCCTTCGACAGGGCGAGCGCCCGCTGGCGTCCATCCGCGGACAGATAGGCGTTGCGGCTGCTCATGGCCAGCCCGTCCGCTTCCCGCACCGTGGGCATGCCCACGATGTCCGCGCCCAGGTGCAGGTCGCGGTTGAGCGTCTTGATGACCTGGAGCTGCTGGTAGTCCTTCTCTCCGAAGAGCGCCACGGCCGGCCGGAACAGCGCCAACAGCTGCGTGACGATGGTGGCGACGCCCCGGAAGTGGCCGGGACGCCGCTCGCCGCACAGCCCCTGGCTGACCTCCGTGACGTCCACGTAGGTCTGGTAGCCCGGGGGGTACATCGCCGCGGGCTCGGGCGCGAACACGGCCGTGACGCCCGCGCTCGCGCACCTGGCCAGGTCCCCGTCGAAGTCGCGCGGGTAGCGCGCCAGGTCTTCGCTGGGACCGAACTGCGTGGGGTTCACGAAGATGGACGCAGCCACCACGTCCGCGCGCCGGCCGCCCTCTCTCATGAGCGAGACATGTCCCTCATGGAGGAAGCCCATGGTGGGCACGAGCGCCAGCGTCTTGCCCTCCTTCTGGAGGGACGCGACCCAGGCCTTCACTTCCGGAACGGTGCGCAGGACGTGGGGTGCCATGGCTAGACGGGAGCCCCGTAGATGCCGCCGACCTTCTCCGCGGGCTCGCCAGCGCCTTCCGCGTCGGGGGCCGCCGGCGTGGGCGTCACCAGCCGGATGCCCTTGGTGGCCTTGAAGCTGTGCTCTTCATCCGGGAAGGTGCCCGCGCGCACTTCGGAGAAGTACGTGTTCGCGGCCTCCTTGATGTTCCCGTGCAGGTTGGCGAAGCGCTTCACGAACTTCGGCTTGAAGTCCGGGTTCATGCCCAGCAGGTCGTAGCAGACCAGCACCTGGCCATCACAGTGCTTGCCCGCGCCGATGCCGATGGTCGGAATCTTCAGGCTCTGGGTGATGGTGCGCGCCAGCTCCAGCGGCACGCCCTCCAGCACCAGCGCATAGGCGCCAGCGGCCTCCAGCGCGAGCGCGTCATCCAGCATGCGGCGCGCGGCGTCCTCGTCGCGGCCCTGCACCACGTAGCCGCCCATCTTGTGCACGGACTGCGGCGTCAGCCCCAGGTGGCCCATGACAGGGATGCTGGCGCGGACGATGGCGCGCACGGTTTCGGCGAACTCGGCGCCGCCCTCCAGCTTCACGCTGCCCACGTTGCCTTCGGAGACGAGCCGCCCGGCGTTGCGCACCGCCTCTTGCGGCGACACCTGGTAGCTCATGAAGGGCAGGTCGCCCACCACGTGCGCCCGCTTCGCGCCGCGAGCCACC belongs to Corallococcus exiguus and includes:
- a CDS encoding ClpXP protease specificity-enhancing factor SspB, whose product is MDKKVSDKKERLLAALDQGMVMIHLDARRPGVLVPASLRGEAHLRLNLSYRFEPPDLTVGEWGVRCTLSFSGSRFTVAVPWSALFAIASHVTKEFWMYPEEMPPELLQQPPVASASVARPPQPAPVPVAAERPRAFLREVQAEHTEEPESRPEVVPPPPPEGGPPEEPQPPRRGHLRLVK
- the smpB gene encoding SsrA-binding protein SmpB — its product is MAAGKSKGVGAEPGVKLIAENRRARFDYTVDEKIEAGLELTGSEVKSLREGTANLSDAYALQKGTELFLLNAHIGSYKAASVFDHLPTRGRKLLMHRAEIDRWTAKVRERGYSIIPLVLYFRKGRAKVELGLCRGKTHEDRRHDIKERETKREMDREVRRR
- the panC gene encoding pantoate--beta-alanine ligase; protein product: MAPHVLRTVPEVKAWVASLQKEGKTLALVPTMGFLHEGHVSLMREGGRRADVVAASIFVNPTQFGPSEDLARYPRDFDGDLARCASAGVTAVFAPEPAAMYPPGYQTYVDVTEVSQGLCGERRPGHFRGVATIVTQLLALFRPAVALFGEKDYQQLQVIKTLNRDLHLGADIVGMPTVREADGLAMSSRNAYLSADGRQRALALSKGIRAAQALLASGTRDTRALVEAARRELQAADLREDYVEVRDAGTLSPLDSVAPGQTARMLVAAFSGTTRLIDNMPLAG
- the panB gene encoding 3-methyl-2-oxobutanoate hydroxymethyltransferase, producing MKDKVTIHTLKRLKQSGQKICMVTAYDATFARILDEGGADVLLVGDSLGMVIQGQESTLPVTMDQMVYHAAAVARGAKRAHVVGDLPFMSYQVSPQEAVRNAGRLVSEGNVGSVKLEGGAEFAETVRAIVRASIPVMGHLGLTPQSVHKMGGYVVQGRDEDAARRMLDDALALEAAGAYALVLEGVPLELARTITQSLKIPTIGIGAGKHCDGQVLVCYDLLGMNPDFKPKFVKRFANLHGNIKEAANTYFSEVRAGTFPDEEHSFKATKGIRLVTPTPAAPDAEGAGEPAEKVGGIYGAPV